DNA from Streptomyces sp. Edi4:
CACCGACATCCTGATCAACGCCGGCTGCCCCGGGTACTGTGCGACCGACCTCAACGGGTTCCGAGGCGTCCGAACGCCGGCTCAAGGCGCGGCCATCGCGATCCGGCTCGCGTCCCTGCCGGACGGTGGCCCGACGGGCCGCTTCTTCGACGACGAGGGGGAGGTGCCGTGGTGAACCACTGAGCCGCACGGGCAATCACCGCCCGGCCGGCACTCCGACAGCACGGTTCCGCTGTATTCCCTGGTCGCGCCGCCCCCTGGCGCCATGGGTTGGGCTGTGTGACGGGAGCGCAGAGGGGGAGCCGGTGGCCCAGTCCGAAGTTCCGGTGGCGTGGATCGGTCTTGGCGGAGTGCTGGTGGGCGCCGTGGCCACCGCGCTGGGGGCCCGGTATACGTCACTCGGGAGCGTCCGGGCCGCGACCATCACGCAGTTCGACCCCCTCCAGAGCGAACTCCACTGCTTCACCTCGCCGTTCATCGAGGCACGGATCCAACTCATGCCGGTGCTGGGGGGACAGACCCCGGCCGACCGGTGGATCGGGATCGCGTCCACCTTGCCGCGCGCTGCCCCCAGGTGGTGCTCCATGGCGTCCGACCCGCTGGCGCTGTTCGAGAAACCGGTGCTCGTCCGGGGCCACGCCCACCAGGTCGACGGCCAGATCCGTTCCCACCAGGCCCGGGGCGCCCGCACGTTGGAGCCCGGCGCGCACGCGACCGTACGCGCTCTCCACCAAGAACTCGGCGACGCCGCCGACCAGTTCTCCCGCGCCCTCAAACGCCTGGCGAAGCGCGGGCTCGGCGTCGTGCAGCCGCACCACCGCGGACTCATCCCCGGCCTGGCGTGCCGACCGCTCCTACGCGAAGGATCCGAACCCGCGCACAGGGCTCCGGAGGACGTCCGGCGTGTCGTCAGATCTTGATGACGGTAACGCGCCCGCGGCAGAGCGTGGCGAGGTCCTCGGGGTCAGAGGTGAGGACGGTGACGGGTCCGGGGGCGACCAGCGCCGTGGCGACAAGCATGGCGTCGATGGCGTACTTGTGGCCGTGTAGGCCGGCGTCGGCGAGGAGGGCGGCGGCGTGGCGGGCGATGGGCTCGGTGACCGGTTCGATGACGAGGCGGGACAGCGTCCACTCAAGGGCTGGGCGATTGATCCGTGGGTGGATCACTTCCACGAGGGTGGCCGCGGAGGTGATCACCCGTAGGTCATCGGCGCGGGCGAGGGCGAGCCAACCAGTGACCGTGCGGTCACGCAGAACGGCCTTGGCCAGCCCTTCGCTGTCGAGGACCAGGGTGCCGCCGGGGGCGGCGGGGGAGGGGGTCACGCGGCGTTCGCCCCGCCTTGGGTCTGTTGCTCCCGGGCTTGGTGGAGTTGCTCGCGCAGAGCGCGGGTCTCTTCGTCGGTGATGGGGCCGTGTTCGGCCTCTGCCACCGCGATGAGTTCGTTGAGGTTGTCCCGCTCGATCTGGCGGGCGACGGCTGCGGCGACGTAGGCGGACAGTCCGGATGGGCCGCCGCGAGCCTTGGCCGCTTCGGCGATGTCGCGCGGCATGGTGATCGAGTACTTGCCGGTAGGCTCACTCATGATACCTATCCTACTTCGCATCCCCCCTTGCGGGATGGGGCTGGCGGAGACGGCCGTCGTGGTGCTTGTCGACGCGAGCACGAATCCGAAATCGCAGCCGTGCGGCGTTCCCGACCGGAAACGCGGCAAGGGCCGTGGCTCGCCGGCGACGCGGGGCTCGGCGTTCGTCGTCCCCCGGCGCCCACGGCGCGGGGCCGGACAGCGCCCGGTAAGCCGGCCCGGAACCCCGGGCAGCTGGAGATCACCGTGCTCGGCTGCTTGGAGGAGGGGAGCACGTCATCCGCGTCCCACGGGAACTAATCTTGCGGGATCGGACCATGGGGATTTTCGTCCGCCCGGCCACAAAAACCCCCGGATCAGAGCTCTGAGGGGTCGAGTGGTCACGGCCAAGTGGGCCGTGCGCGTTTTGGTGCGCACAAAAAGGCGCTGAACTGCGTTTCCGCTGTTCAGCGCCTTGATCCGGAGTGCCCCCGGCAGGATTCGAACCTGCGCACACGGCTCCGGAGGCCGTTGCTCTATCCCCTGAGCTACGGGGGCGTTCGCCGCTCTCGGCGGCGACGGGTTGAACACTACCAGCTCTGCCGGGGTGCCTGTGAACAGGTATTTCCGGCACGGTCGTGGGCCGCGTCCCCCGGGCGGGGCGGAAGTGGGGAAAACCCGGACGCGGCGCCCTCCTCGGACCTAACCTCGAAGTGTGTCAGGCGCGTCGGGCCGGGTTCTTGTTGTGGACGACAACAAGGTCATCCGGCAGCTGATCAGGGTCAACCTGGAGCTGGAGGGCTTCGAGGTCGTGACCGCGGCCGATGGTGCCGAGTGCCTGGAGGTCGTGCACCAGGTCCGCCCCGATGTGATCACCCTGGACGTGATGATGCCCCGGCTCGACGGGCTGCGGACGGCGGCGCGGTTGCGTTCCGATCCCCGGACGAGCCGGCTGCCCGTGGCGATCATCAGCGCCTGCAACCAGTACGAGGTGGAGACCGGGCTCGCGGCCGGGGTCGACGCCTTCCTCGCGAAGCCCTTCGAGCCCGCCGAGCTGGTGCGGCTCGTACGGCAGTTGGCACACCGGGAGGCTCCGCCGTCCACCGACGGCAGCAGGGCGCCGGGGCGGGCCGGCAGCACCCGAGGCTGAAGGCCGCCGCGCCGTGCCCACGGCCGGGTCGCCCATGTGCGCCCGACGCCCGTTGCCCGTGCGGACGCCTCGCCCCGGCGTGCGTCTCGCCCTGGCGCGAGTCCCGCCCCCGGCGTGCGTCTCGTCCATTGTGGCCCTCGCCTCACTGCGCCCCACCTCCGTGTGCGCGTTCCTCGCACCGCGTCCTCCGTGTGCGCGCCGAGCCCGCGCCGCGGCCCCCGTTCCGCGCCCCCGCCCCGGCCGCGCCCCCGGTCTGCCCGCATGGCGAAACCGGTTCGCGAAGGGGCCCCCCTTCTCGCCTACGCTGGTCCCGTGACCCCCGCAGAGCTCTCCCTCACCGTCGTGCGCGTCGTGCGCAGCGCGGTGGACGAGGGTGCCATCGCGGGGGTGGGGGAGCTGGCGCCCGCCGTGGTCAAGGTGGAGCGGCCCCGGCCCGGGGGCCGGGGGGACTACGCCAGCGGGGTCGCACTCAAGCTCGCCGCCGTCACGGGGCTTGAGCCGCGCCGGGTCGCCGAGACACTGCGCCCGCGCATCGCCGCGCAGCCCGGTATCGCCCTCGTCGAGATCAGCGGGCCGGGGTTCCTCAACATCACCCTGGACCGCGCCGCCCAGGACGACGTCGTACGGCAGGTCCGGGCGGCCGGCGCGCGGTACGGGTACGGGGAGGCGCTGACCGGCCGGAGCTTCGCGTTCCCGGCCGTCCCCGAGGAGCGGGCGCGGATCGTCACCGAGGTGGTCGTGCGGTTGCTCGGCGCCCAGGGGGCCCGCGCGCGGGTCGTGGAGCGCGGCGGGGAGAGTCTGCCCGTCGTCGCCTGTCCCGTGCCGGACCTTGCCGGGCTCGTCGGGGGCGACGCCGCCCGCTGGGCGATGCTGCGGGCCGCCCGGCACGACCGGCCGCGTACCGGCACGCGGGAACTGCTCGCCCAGCGCGAGAGCAACACCCTGTTCCGGGTGCGGTACGCGTACTCCCGCTCCCGCGCCCTCACGCGCAACGCCGGTGAGCTGGGATTCGCCTCGGAGCCAGGACCCGCGCCCGAGGGGGCGGCGCTGCTCGGGCTCCTCGGAGACCACCCGGCGGTGCTCGAAGGCGCCGCCCGGCACCGGGCTCCCGACCGGCTCGCGCGGCACCTCGAAGCCGTCGCCGACGAACTGCTGCGGTTCCAGCACGCGGTGCTGCCGCTGGGTGACGAGAAACCCTCGGCCGCCCACCGCTGCCGGCTCGCCCTCGCCGAGGCCGCCGGGACGGTGCTGGCCGGCGGCCTGACCCTGCTCGGCGTCGACGCTCCGGAATTTCTGTGACCGGGCAAGAGGACACCGTCGGCCACCGTCATGACCCAAGCCGTGCAAGAGAAGAGACGTACAGAACATGAGCCGATCCGCGCACCCCGCCGGCCCCCGCCACGCCGACGTGCTGACCGAAGGGCACTACTCCGCGCCGCCCGCCGACCTCAACGTCCTCGACCCGAAGATCTGGTCGAGCACCGTCGGCCGTGACGCGGACGGCCGGCTCACCGTCGGCGGGCTCCAAGTGACGCGTCTGGCCGAGGAGTTCGGGACGCCGGCGTACGTCCTGGACGAGACCGACTTCCGGGAGCGCTGCCGGGCCTGGGCCGACGCCTTCGGGCGCGAGGCGGACGTGTTCTACGCCGGCAAGGCCTTCCTCTCCAGGGCCGTGGTGCGCTGGCTGCGCGAGGAAGGGCTCAACCTCGACGTGTGCTCCGGCACCGAGCTCGCCACCGCGCTGGACGCGGGGATGCCCGCCGAGCGCATCGCCTTCCACGGCAACAACAAGAGCGAGGCCGAGATCCGGCGGGCCATCGAGGCGGGCGTGGGCCGGATCGTGCTCGATTCCTTCCAGGAGATCGTGCGGGTCGCGCACATCGCGCGGGAGCTGGGCACCGTCCAGAAGGCGTTCATCCGGGTCACCGTGGGCGTCGAGGCCCACACCCACGAGTTCATCGCCACCGCGCACGAGGACCAGAAGTTCGGCATCGCGCTCGCCGACGGCCTGGCCGCCGAGGCCGTGCGCCGCGCCCTCAAGCTCGACGGGCTCGAACTGGTCGGCGTCCACTCCCACATCGGCTCGCAGATCTTCGACATGGCGGGTTTCGAGGTGTCCGCGCGACGCATCGTGCAGCTGCTGGCCGAGGTGCGCGACGAGCACGGCGTCGAACTGCCCGAGATCGACCTGGGCGGCGGCCTCGGCATCGCGTACACCTCCGACGACGACCCGTGCGAGCCGCACGAGATCGCCAAGGCGCTGACCGAGATCGTCACGCGCGAGTGCGACGCCGCAGGGCTGCGCGTGCCCCGCATCTCCGTCGAGCCCGGCCGCGCGATCGTCGGGCCGACCGCCTTCACGCTGTACGAGGTCGGCACGATCAAGCCGCTCGAAGGGCTGCGGACGTATGTGAGCGTGGACGGCGGCATGTCCGACAACATCCGCACCGCGCTGTACGACGCCGAGTACTCCGTCTCGCTCGTCTCGCGCACCTCCACCGCCGAGCCGATGCTGGTCCGGGTGGTCGGCAAGCACTGCGAGAGCGGTGACATCGTGGTGCGCGACGCGTTCCTGCCCGCCGATCTCGCGCCGGGCGACCTGATCGCGGTGCCGGCGACCGGCGCGTACTGCCGTTCCATGGCAAGCAATTACAACCACGCCCTGCGCCCGCCGGTCGTCTCGGTGAGCGAGGGATCGGCGCGGGTGATCGTCCGGCGTGAGACGGAGGAAGATCTCCTGCGTCTCGACGTCGGGTAAATGAAATAGTTGTCTCAGGATCCGGACCGAGGGCAGAAACCCCGGTCCGGTGAGTGAGACTGGTTGGCATTGCAGGTTTGAAGAGGAAACGAGGTCGGATGATGCGTACGCGTCCGCTGAAGGTGGCGCTGCTGGGCTGTGGAGTGGTCGGCTCAGAGGTGGCGCGCATCATGACGACGCACGCCGACGACCTCGCGGCGCGCATCGGCGCCCCGGTCGAGCTCGCCGGCGTCGCCGTGCGCCGGCCCTCCAAGGTGCGCGAGGGCATCGACCCCGCCCTGGTCACCACCGACGCCACGGCCCTGGTCAAACGCGGCGACATCGACGTGGTCGTCGAGGTCATCGGCGGCATCGAGCCCGCCAGGGCGCTCATCACCACCGCCTTCGAGCACGGCGCGTCCGTCGTCTCCGCCAACAAGGCGCTGCTCGCCCAGGACGGCGCGGCGCTGCACGCGGCCGCCGTCGAGCACGGCCGCGACCTGTACTACGAGGCCGCCGTCGCCGGCGCGATCCCGCTGATCCGGCCGCTGCGCGAGTCCCTTGCCGGTGACAAGGTCAACCGGGTGCTGGGCATCGTCAACGGCACGACCAACTTCATCCTCGACAAGATGGACTCGACGGGCGCCGGCTACCAGGAGGCCCTGGACGAGGCCACCGCGCTCGGCTACGCCGAGGCAGACCCGACCGCCGACGTCGAGGGCTTCGACGCCGCCGCCAAGGCCGCCATCCTCGCCGGCATCGCCTTCCACACCCGCGTCCGCCTCGACGACGTCTACCGCGAGGGCATGACCGAGGTGACCGCCGCCGACTTCGCGTCGGCCAAGGCCATGGGCTGCACCATCAAGCTGCTCGCCATCTGCGAGCGCGCCGCCGACGGCGGTTCTGTCACCGCCCGCGTCCACCCGGCGATGATCCCGCTCGACCATCCGCTGGCTTCCGTGCGGGGCGCCTACAACGCGGTGTTCGTCGAGGCCGAGGCCGCCGGCCAGCTGATGTTCTACGGGCCGGGCGCCGGCGGATCCCCGACGGCGTCGGCGGTACTCGGCGACCTGGTCGCGGTCTGCCGCAACAAACTCGCCGGGGCCACCGGGCCCGGCGAGTCGGCGTACACGCGGCTGCCCGTGAGCTCCATGGGCGAGGTCGTGACCCGCTACCACATCAGCCTCGACGTGGCCGACAAGCCGGGTGTGCTGGCCCAGGTGGCGACGGTCTTCGCCGAGCACGGCGTGTCCATCGACACCGTGCGCCAGCAGAGCCGCAATTCCGGCGGCGGCGACGCGGTCGGCGTCCAGGAGGGCGGAGAGGCCTCCCTCGTCGTCGTCACCCACCGCGCGGCGGACGCGGCCCTCACCGGGACCGTGGAAGCGCTGCGCAAGCTCGACACCGTGCGTGGTGTCGCCAGCATCATGCGTGTTGAAGGGGAGTAACCAGCAATGACCCACCAGTGGCGCGGAATCATCGAGGAGTACCGGGACCGGCTCCCCGTCTCCGTTACGACGCCGGTCGTCACCCTCCGCGAGGGCGGCACGCCGCTCGTGCCCGCGCAGGTGCTCTCCGAGCGCACGGGCTGCGAGGTCCACCTCAAGGTCGAGGGCGCCAACCCGACCGGGTCCTTCAAGGACCGGGGCATGACGATGGCGATCACCCGGGCGAAGGAGGAGGGCGCCAAGGCGGTCATCTGCGCCTCCACCGGCAACACCTCGGCATCCGCCGCCGCCTACGCGGTGCGCGCCGGCATGGTGTGCGCGGTCCTGGTGCCGCAGGGCAA
Protein-coding regions in this window:
- a CDS encoding PIN domain-containing protein codes for the protein MTPSPAAPGGTLVLDSEGLAKAVLRDRTVTGWLALARADDLRVITSAATLVEVIHPRINRPALEWTLSRLVIEPVTEPIARHAAALLADAGLHGHKYAIDAMLVATALVAPGPVTVLTSDPEDLATLCRGRVTVIKI
- a CDS encoding CopG family transcriptional regulator encodes the protein MSEPTGKYSITMPRDIAEAAKARGGPSGLSAYVAAAVARQIERDNLNELIAVAEAEHGPITDEETRALREQLHQAREQQTQGGANAA
- a CDS encoding response regulator, with product MSGASGRVLVVDDNKVIRQLIRVNLELEGFEVVTAADGAECLEVVHQVRPDVITLDVMMPRLDGLRTAARLRSDPRTSRLPVAIISACNQYEVETGLAAGVDAFLAKPFEPAELVRLVRQLAHREAPPSTDGSRAPGRAGSTRG
- the nrtL gene encoding ArgS-related anticodon-binding protein NrtL; this encodes MTPAELSLTVVRVVRSAVDEGAIAGVGELAPAVVKVERPRPGGRGDYASGVALKLAAVTGLEPRRVAETLRPRIAAQPGIALVEISGPGFLNITLDRAAQDDVVRQVRAAGARYGYGEALTGRSFAFPAVPEERARIVTEVVVRLLGAQGARARVVERGGESLPVVACPVPDLAGLVGGDAARWAMLRAARHDRPRTGTRELLAQRESNTLFRVRYAYSRSRALTRNAGELGFASEPGPAPEGAALLGLLGDHPAVLEGAARHRAPDRLARHLEAVADELLRFQHAVLPLGDEKPSAAHRCRLALAEAAGTVLAGGLTLLGVDAPEFL
- the lysA gene encoding diaminopimelate decarboxylase, which encodes MSRSAHPAGPRHADVLTEGHYSAPPADLNVLDPKIWSSTVGRDADGRLTVGGLQVTRLAEEFGTPAYVLDETDFRERCRAWADAFGREADVFYAGKAFLSRAVVRWLREEGLNLDVCSGTELATALDAGMPAERIAFHGNNKSEAEIRRAIEAGVGRIVLDSFQEIVRVAHIARELGTVQKAFIRVTVGVEAHTHEFIATAHEDQKFGIALADGLAAEAVRRALKLDGLELVGVHSHIGSQIFDMAGFEVSARRIVQLLAEVRDEHGVELPEIDLGGGLGIAYTSDDDPCEPHEIAKALTEIVTRECDAAGLRVPRISVEPGRAIVGPTAFTLYEVGTIKPLEGLRTYVSVDGGMSDNIRTALYDAEYSVSLVSRTSTAEPMLVRVVGKHCESGDIVVRDAFLPADLAPGDLIAVPATGAYCRSMASNYNHALRPPVVSVSEGSARVIVRRETEEDLLRLDVG
- a CDS encoding homoserine dehydrogenase; translation: MMRTRPLKVALLGCGVVGSEVARIMTTHADDLAARIGAPVELAGVAVRRPSKVREGIDPALVTTDATALVKRGDIDVVVEVIGGIEPARALITTAFEHGASVVSANKALLAQDGAALHAAAVEHGRDLYYEAAVAGAIPLIRPLRESLAGDKVNRVLGIVNGTTNFILDKMDSTGAGYQEALDEATALGYAEADPTADVEGFDAAAKAAILAGIAFHTRVRLDDVYREGMTEVTAADFASAKAMGCTIKLLAICERAADGGSVTARVHPAMIPLDHPLASVRGAYNAVFVEAEAAGQLMFYGPGAGGSPTASAVLGDLVAVCRNKLAGATGPGESAYTRLPVSSMGEVVTRYHISLDVADKPGVLAQVATVFAEHGVSIDTVRQQSRNSGGGDAVGVQEGGEASLVVVTHRAADAALTGTVEALRKLDTVRGVASIMRVEGE